One Pseudonocardia sediminis DNA window includes the following coding sequences:
- a CDS encoding thioesterase family protein — MTSTQTTLSGTRQDPSLYPVLIEHDARYSDLDPSRRIGRDALVRWFEDARVAVERDAFGADLVARLQARVKLLLAAVRVDVIAPLRVAGRYRIGIGVSHIGVSSFTYAYAVFAGHECVATGESVSVYVEGDGPSPLPDQVRGALATIRVAVEPSERPDRGGARLVRENYPFRVDVRTRFGDLDTNRHVNNVKLAGWYLDGLAELHQDVLGYPTGGPLDGLSPSSLAVQYRAEVEYPNIYQLRVGVLDLGEDTVRYACGLFDGARCIGLAEAEGSHHAPGSDGGPVNIAAALDPFRMKG, encoded by the coding sequence GTGACATCGACGCAGACGACCCTCTCCGGGACCCGCCAGGACCCCTCGCTCTACCCCGTGCTGATCGAGCACGACGCCCGCTACTCCGACCTCGACCCGAGCCGCCGGATCGGCCGCGACGCCCTCGTGCGCTGGTTCGAGGACGCCCGGGTGGCCGTCGAGCGGGACGCGTTCGGCGCCGACCTGGTGGCCCGCCTGCAGGCCCGCGTCAAGCTGCTGCTCGCCGCCGTCCGGGTCGACGTGATCGCCCCGCTGCGGGTGGCCGGGCGCTACCGGATCGGGATCGGGGTCAGCCACATCGGCGTCTCCTCGTTCACCTACGCCTACGCCGTGTTCGCCGGCCACGAGTGCGTGGCGACCGGCGAGTCGGTCAGCGTGTACGTCGAGGGCGACGGCCCGTCCCCGCTGCCGGACCAGGTGCGCGGCGCGCTGGCGACGATCCGCGTCGCCGTCGAGCCCTCGGAGCGTCCGGACCGCGGCGGCGCCCGCCTGGTCCGTGAGAACTACCCGTTCCGGGTGGACGTCCGCACCCGCTTCGGCGACCTCGACACCAACCGGCACGTGAACAACGTCAAGCTCGCCGGCTGGTACCTCGACGGCCTCGCCGAGCTGCACCAGGACGTCCTGGGCTACCCGACCGGCGGCCCGCTGGACGGCCTGTCGCCGAGCTCGCTGGCCGTGCAGTACCGGGCGGAGGTCGAGTACCCGAACATCTACCAGCTCCGGGTCGGCGTGCTGGACCTCGGCGAGGACACCGTCCGCTACGCCTGCGGTCTGTTCGACGGCGCGCGCTGCATCGGCCTGGCCGAGGCCGAGGGCAGCCACCACGCCCCGGGCAGCGACGGCGGCCCGGTCAACATCGCCGCGGCGCTGGACCCGTTCCGGATGAAGGGCTAG